A stretch of Episyrphus balteatus chromosome 2, idEpiBalt1.1, whole genome shotgun sequence DNA encodes these proteins:
- the LOC129908582 gene encoding WW domain-containing adapter protein with coiled-coil homolog isoform X1: protein MVMHARKPQRMSDGYFEKHQSHSYQSSKYSSKRDYDREASSRSSYRERDNTPTGGSLNNGNSSYRSQSPEIDSPSSRHDIRGGDRDRDRDRFSYIQKMRDRDRDVYKKDKYSGNYYKRDRRGNDRETEHRTNHDRIDRRSKLCSSSGDKRSGSDDRDRDREREIRDGKRDRNDRDRDRDRERDRDRDRDRNDRDRDRERDRNDRSERASCASDWSEHVSSSGKMYYYNCKTEKSQWEKPKEWVEKERTLTRDQHREKDYREKEREREREDRFSRSAAYTKHSSSRGNSRLRWGYENDGGGPPTHRRRIEDNPDMDISPGDSTPTSEASYSLTGTPNTAQLNDQSAPLTIGSSTVAAGGAATVLLPNALPRLASHPTNVSVVSSQMHFTTSASSGGNVNMGGSGAQSNNSNHRKLESVVQQVNLSVSPPIQATTGSQNSSGTSNQNDHHMNSNAPGPPKLGTKSLESMDMNSQQKGAMLRQAHGISVAGASDTNAPLMDVHHTGTVPGVISLRDNSLNSPHYNLSHAHGMSPLNYSKSPITGTNNSTSVGPYPCSQFGLKTVEGVNPNMVGCPTSLTNASLSSGGVVSSGNGGHSGGVEGPPTPTQELDISGNTTEQRKLEGTSASLSTLQSCVATAGQAGRGQGPDLSPKLAKYFRADLITHVTNWPADILEKQAQKCSEETHAHGDLQCTKVSAELKSARSLVRITEITATLQEQKIMYLRQQIRLLEELKSQNSFMSDDL, encoded by the exons agTTCGAAGTATAGCTCAAAACGCGACTATGATCGAGAGGCTTCAAGTAGATCAAGTTATCGTGAACGTGACAACACCCCTACTGGTGGTTCGCTAAACAATGGTAATAGTTCATATCGATCACAATCCCCTGAGATAGATTCACCATCGTCTAGACACGATATACGTGGTGGTGATAGAGATCGTGATCGCGATAGGTTCAGTTACATCCAAAAGATGAGGGATCGTGATCGTGATGTCTACAAAAAGGACAAATATTCTGGTAATTACT aTAAACGAGATAGACGTGGGAACGATCGGGAAACTGAACACCGCACGAATCATGATAGAATTGATCGTCGTTCGAAACTATGCTCTTCAAGTGGCGATAAGCGTTCTGGATCGGATGACAGAGACCGTGATCGAGAAAGAGAAATAAGAGATGGAAAAAGAGATAGAAACGATCGGGATCGAGACAGGGATAGAGAACGTGACAGAGATCGTGATCGCGATCGCAATGATCGAGATAGAGATCGCGAACGCGATAGAAATGATAGAAGTGAAAGAGCTTCCTGTGCAAGTGATTGGAGTGAACATGTCAGTTCGTCTG GTAAGATGTATTACTACAACTGCAAAACTGAAAAATCACAATGGGAAAAACCAAAGGAGTGGGTTGAAAAGGAAAG AACTCTTACACGAGATCAACATAGGGAAAAGGATTATAGAGAAAAGGAACGCGAGAGGGAACGTGAAGACAGATTTTCTAGATCTG CAGCCTACACAAAACATTCCAGTTCTCGAGGAAATTCCCGTTTGAGGTGGGGCTATGAAAATGATGGTGGAGGACCTCCAACTCATAGACGACGAATCGAAG ATAATCCAGATATGGATATAAGTCCAGGAGATTCGACACCAACATCTGAAGCTAGCTATTCACTGACGGGCACTCCCAACACAGCCCAATTAAATGATCAATCTGCCCCTTTAACAATTGGATCATCGACAGTTGCAGCTGGTGGTGCTGCTACTGTACTATTACCGAATGCATTGCCCCGTCTCGCATCACATCCAACAAATGTTTCGGTGGTTTCATCTCAAATGCATTTTACTACGTCGGCTTCCAGTGGTGGTAACGTGAATATGGGCGGTTCAGGAGCGCAATCTAACAACAGTAATCACAGAAAGCTTGAGTCTGTAGTTCAACAAGTGAATCTTTCCGTTTCTCCTCCCATTCAAGCAAct actggTTCGCAAAATTCAAGTGGAACGTCGAATCAAAATGATCATCATATGAATTCAAATGCTCCCGGACCCCCAAAATTGGGCACAAAATCATTGGAATCAATGGACATGAACTCCCAACAAAAGGGTGCAATGCTTCGACAGGCCCACGGAATTTCTGTAGCTGGCGCATCGGACACAAATGCTCCATTAATGGATGTCCATCATACAGGGACTGTGCCCGGAGTAATTAGTTTAAG AGATAATTCACTTAATTCGCCACACTATAATCTATCGCATGCACACGGTATGTCACCGTTGAATTACTCAAAAAGTCCGATAACTGGAACAAACAATAGCACTTCTGTCGGTCCGTACCCATGCAGCCAATTCGGGCTAAAGACTGTCGAGGGCGTCAATCCAAATATGGTTGGTTGTCCTACTAGTTTAACAAATGCATCTCTATCGAGTGGTGGTGTTGTGTCCAGTGGCAACGGTGGACACAGTGGCGGCGTAGAAGGACCACCAACTCCAACACAAGAGTTAGATATAAGCGGCAACACCACAGAGCAAAGAAagt TGGAAGGTACATCAGCATCGCTTAGTACTTTACAAAGCTGTGTGGCTACAGCGGGTCAGGCCGGTCGAGGACAAGGACCTGATTTGTCTCCAAAATTAGCAAAGTATTTTAGAGCCGATTTGATAACGCACGTGACAAATTGGCCAGCCGACATTTTGGAAAAACAg gCCCAAAAATGTTCTGAGGAAACTCACGCGCATGGTGACCTGCAATGCACGAAAGTATCCGCCGAATTAAAATCAGCTAGAAGTTTAGTTAGAATAACAGAAATAACAGCAACGCTACAAGAACAAAA AATTATGTATCTTCGTCAGCAAATTCGTCTATTAGAGGAATTAAAATCCCAAAATTCATTTATGTCAGATGATCTTTAG
- the LOC129908582 gene encoding WW domain-containing adapter protein with coiled-coil homolog isoform X2 translates to MVMHARKPQRMSDGYFEKHQSHSYQSSKYSSKRDYDREASSRSSYRERDNTPTGGSLNNGNSSYRSQSPEIDSPSSRHDIRGGDRDRDRDRFSYIQKMRDRDRDVYKKDKYSGNYYKRDRRGNDRETEHRTNHDRIDRRSKLCSSSGDKRSGSDDRDRDREREIRDGKRDRNDRDRDRDRERDRDRDRDRNDRDRDRERDRNDRSERASCASDWSEHVSSSGKMYYYNCKTEKSQWEKPKEWVEKERTLTRDQHREKDYREKEREREREDRFSRSAYTKHSSSRGNSRLRWGYENDGGGPPTHRRRIEDNPDMDISPGDSTPTSEASYSLTGTPNTAQLNDQSAPLTIGSSTVAAGGAATVLLPNALPRLASHPTNVSVVSSQMHFTTSASSGGNVNMGGSGAQSNNSNHRKLESVVQQVNLSVSPPIQATTGSQNSSGTSNQNDHHMNSNAPGPPKLGTKSLESMDMNSQQKGAMLRQAHGISVAGASDTNAPLMDVHHTGTVPGVISLRDNSLNSPHYNLSHAHGMSPLNYSKSPITGTNNSTSVGPYPCSQFGLKTVEGVNPNMVGCPTSLTNASLSSGGVVSSGNGGHSGGVEGPPTPTQELDISGNTTEQRKLEGTSASLSTLQSCVATAGQAGRGQGPDLSPKLAKYFRADLITHVTNWPADILEKQAQKCSEETHAHGDLQCTKVSAELKSARSLVRITEITATLQEQKIMYLRQQIRLLEELKSQNSFMSDDL, encoded by the exons agTTCGAAGTATAGCTCAAAACGCGACTATGATCGAGAGGCTTCAAGTAGATCAAGTTATCGTGAACGTGACAACACCCCTACTGGTGGTTCGCTAAACAATGGTAATAGTTCATATCGATCACAATCCCCTGAGATAGATTCACCATCGTCTAGACACGATATACGTGGTGGTGATAGAGATCGTGATCGCGATAGGTTCAGTTACATCCAAAAGATGAGGGATCGTGATCGTGATGTCTACAAAAAGGACAAATATTCTGGTAATTACT aTAAACGAGATAGACGTGGGAACGATCGGGAAACTGAACACCGCACGAATCATGATAGAATTGATCGTCGTTCGAAACTATGCTCTTCAAGTGGCGATAAGCGTTCTGGATCGGATGACAGAGACCGTGATCGAGAAAGAGAAATAAGAGATGGAAAAAGAGATAGAAACGATCGGGATCGAGACAGGGATAGAGAACGTGACAGAGATCGTGATCGCGATCGCAATGATCGAGATAGAGATCGCGAACGCGATAGAAATGATAGAAGTGAAAGAGCTTCCTGTGCAAGTGATTGGAGTGAACATGTCAGTTCGTCTG GTAAGATGTATTACTACAACTGCAAAACTGAAAAATCACAATGGGAAAAACCAAAGGAGTGGGTTGAAAAGGAAAG AACTCTTACACGAGATCAACATAGGGAAAAGGATTATAGAGAAAAGGAACGCGAGAGGGAACGTGAAGACAGATTTTCTAGATCTG CCTACACAAAACATTCCAGTTCTCGAGGAAATTCCCGTTTGAGGTGGGGCTATGAAAATGATGGTGGAGGACCTCCAACTCATAGACGACGAATCGAAG ATAATCCAGATATGGATATAAGTCCAGGAGATTCGACACCAACATCTGAAGCTAGCTATTCACTGACGGGCACTCCCAACACAGCCCAATTAAATGATCAATCTGCCCCTTTAACAATTGGATCATCGACAGTTGCAGCTGGTGGTGCTGCTACTGTACTATTACCGAATGCATTGCCCCGTCTCGCATCACATCCAACAAATGTTTCGGTGGTTTCATCTCAAATGCATTTTACTACGTCGGCTTCCAGTGGTGGTAACGTGAATATGGGCGGTTCAGGAGCGCAATCTAACAACAGTAATCACAGAAAGCTTGAGTCTGTAGTTCAACAAGTGAATCTTTCCGTTTCTCCTCCCATTCAAGCAAct actggTTCGCAAAATTCAAGTGGAACGTCGAATCAAAATGATCATCATATGAATTCAAATGCTCCCGGACCCCCAAAATTGGGCACAAAATCATTGGAATCAATGGACATGAACTCCCAACAAAAGGGTGCAATGCTTCGACAGGCCCACGGAATTTCTGTAGCTGGCGCATCGGACACAAATGCTCCATTAATGGATGTCCATCATACAGGGACTGTGCCCGGAGTAATTAGTTTAAG AGATAATTCACTTAATTCGCCACACTATAATCTATCGCATGCACACGGTATGTCACCGTTGAATTACTCAAAAAGTCCGATAACTGGAACAAACAATAGCACTTCTGTCGGTCCGTACCCATGCAGCCAATTCGGGCTAAAGACTGTCGAGGGCGTCAATCCAAATATGGTTGGTTGTCCTACTAGTTTAACAAATGCATCTCTATCGAGTGGTGGTGTTGTGTCCAGTGGCAACGGTGGACACAGTGGCGGCGTAGAAGGACCACCAACTCCAACACAAGAGTTAGATATAAGCGGCAACACCACAGAGCAAAGAAagt TGGAAGGTACATCAGCATCGCTTAGTACTTTACAAAGCTGTGTGGCTACAGCGGGTCAGGCCGGTCGAGGACAAGGACCTGATTTGTCTCCAAAATTAGCAAAGTATTTTAGAGCCGATTTGATAACGCACGTGACAAATTGGCCAGCCGACATTTTGGAAAAACAg gCCCAAAAATGTTCTGAGGAAACTCACGCGCATGGTGACCTGCAATGCACGAAAGTATCCGCCGAATTAAAATCAGCTAGAAGTTTAGTTAGAATAACAGAAATAACAGCAACGCTACAAGAACAAAA AATTATGTATCTTCGTCAGCAAATTCGTCTATTAGAGGAATTAAAATCCCAAAATTCATTTATGTCAGATGATCTTTAG
- the LOC129908582 gene encoding WW domain-containing adapter protein with coiled-coil homolog isoform X4, which translates to MVMHARKPQRMSDGYFEKHQSHSYQSSKYSSKRDYDREASSRSSYRERDNTPTGGSLNNGNSSYRSQSPEIDSPSSRHDIRGGDRDRDRDRFSYIQKMRDRDRDVYKKDKYSDKRDRRGNDRETEHRTNHDRIDRRSKLCSSSGDKRSGSDDRDRDREREIRDGKRDRNDRDRDRDRERDRDRDRDRNDRDRDRERDRNDRSERASCASDWSEHVSSSGKMYYYNCKTEKSQWEKPKEWVEKERTLTRDQHREKDYREKEREREREDRFSRSAYTKHSSSRGNSRLRWGYENDGGGPPTHRRRIEDNPDMDISPGDSTPTSEASYSLTGTPNTAQLNDQSAPLTIGSSTVAAGGAATVLLPNALPRLASHPTNVSVVSSQMHFTTSASSGGNVNMGGSGAQSNNSNHRKLESVVQQVNLSVSPPIQATTGSQNSSGTSNQNDHHMNSNAPGPPKLGTKSLESMDMNSQQKGAMLRQAHGISVAGASDTNAPLMDVHHTGTVPGVISLRDNSLNSPHYNLSHAHGMSPLNYSKSPITGTNNSTSVGPYPCSQFGLKTVEGVNPNMVGCPTSLTNASLSSGGVVSSGNGGHSGGVEGPPTPTQELDISGNTTEQRKLEGTSASLSTLQSCVATAGQAGRGQGPDLSPKLAKYFRADLITHVTNWPADILEKQAQKCSEETHAHGDLQCTKVSAELKSARSLVRITEITATLQEQKIMYLRQQIRLLEELKSQNSFMSDDL; encoded by the exons agTTCGAAGTATAGCTCAAAACGCGACTATGATCGAGAGGCTTCAAGTAGATCAAGTTATCGTGAACGTGACAACACCCCTACTGGTGGTTCGCTAAACAATGGTAATAGTTCATATCGATCACAATCCCCTGAGATAGATTCACCATCGTCTAGACACGATATACGTGGTGGTGATAGAGATCGTGATCGCGATAGGTTCAGTTACATCCAAAAGATGAGGGATCGTGATCGTGATGTCTACAAAAAGGACAAATATTCTG aTAAACGAGATAGACGTGGGAACGATCGGGAAACTGAACACCGCACGAATCATGATAGAATTGATCGTCGTTCGAAACTATGCTCTTCAAGTGGCGATAAGCGTTCTGGATCGGATGACAGAGACCGTGATCGAGAAAGAGAAATAAGAGATGGAAAAAGAGATAGAAACGATCGGGATCGAGACAGGGATAGAGAACGTGACAGAGATCGTGATCGCGATCGCAATGATCGAGATAGAGATCGCGAACGCGATAGAAATGATAGAAGTGAAAGAGCTTCCTGTGCAAGTGATTGGAGTGAACATGTCAGTTCGTCTG GTAAGATGTATTACTACAACTGCAAAACTGAAAAATCACAATGGGAAAAACCAAAGGAGTGGGTTGAAAAGGAAAG AACTCTTACACGAGATCAACATAGGGAAAAGGATTATAGAGAAAAGGAACGCGAGAGGGAACGTGAAGACAGATTTTCTAGATCTG CCTACACAAAACATTCCAGTTCTCGAGGAAATTCCCGTTTGAGGTGGGGCTATGAAAATGATGGTGGAGGACCTCCAACTCATAGACGACGAATCGAAG ATAATCCAGATATGGATATAAGTCCAGGAGATTCGACACCAACATCTGAAGCTAGCTATTCACTGACGGGCACTCCCAACACAGCCCAATTAAATGATCAATCTGCCCCTTTAACAATTGGATCATCGACAGTTGCAGCTGGTGGTGCTGCTACTGTACTATTACCGAATGCATTGCCCCGTCTCGCATCACATCCAACAAATGTTTCGGTGGTTTCATCTCAAATGCATTTTACTACGTCGGCTTCCAGTGGTGGTAACGTGAATATGGGCGGTTCAGGAGCGCAATCTAACAACAGTAATCACAGAAAGCTTGAGTCTGTAGTTCAACAAGTGAATCTTTCCGTTTCTCCTCCCATTCAAGCAAct actggTTCGCAAAATTCAAGTGGAACGTCGAATCAAAATGATCATCATATGAATTCAAATGCTCCCGGACCCCCAAAATTGGGCACAAAATCATTGGAATCAATGGACATGAACTCCCAACAAAAGGGTGCAATGCTTCGACAGGCCCACGGAATTTCTGTAGCTGGCGCATCGGACACAAATGCTCCATTAATGGATGTCCATCATACAGGGACTGTGCCCGGAGTAATTAGTTTAAG AGATAATTCACTTAATTCGCCACACTATAATCTATCGCATGCACACGGTATGTCACCGTTGAATTACTCAAAAAGTCCGATAACTGGAACAAACAATAGCACTTCTGTCGGTCCGTACCCATGCAGCCAATTCGGGCTAAAGACTGTCGAGGGCGTCAATCCAAATATGGTTGGTTGTCCTACTAGTTTAACAAATGCATCTCTATCGAGTGGTGGTGTTGTGTCCAGTGGCAACGGTGGACACAGTGGCGGCGTAGAAGGACCACCAACTCCAACACAAGAGTTAGATATAAGCGGCAACACCACAGAGCAAAGAAagt TGGAAGGTACATCAGCATCGCTTAGTACTTTACAAAGCTGTGTGGCTACAGCGGGTCAGGCCGGTCGAGGACAAGGACCTGATTTGTCTCCAAAATTAGCAAAGTATTTTAGAGCCGATTTGATAACGCACGTGACAAATTGGCCAGCCGACATTTTGGAAAAACAg gCCCAAAAATGTTCTGAGGAAACTCACGCGCATGGTGACCTGCAATGCACGAAAGTATCCGCCGAATTAAAATCAGCTAGAAGTTTAGTTAGAATAACAGAAATAACAGCAACGCTACAAGAACAAAA AATTATGTATCTTCGTCAGCAAATTCGTCTATTAGAGGAATTAAAATCCCAAAATTCATTTATGTCAGATGATCTTTAG
- the LOC129908582 gene encoding WW domain-containing adapter protein with coiled-coil homolog isoform X3, with amino-acid sequence MVMHARKPQRMSDGYFEKHQSHSYQSSKYSSKRDYDREASSRSSYRERDNTPTGGSLNNGNSSYRSQSPEIDSPSSRHDIRGGDRDRDRDRFSYIQKMRDRDRDVYKKDKYSDKRDRRGNDRETEHRTNHDRIDRRSKLCSSSGDKRSGSDDRDRDREREIRDGKRDRNDRDRDRDRERDRDRDRDRNDRDRDRERDRNDRSERASCASDWSEHVSSSGKMYYYNCKTEKSQWEKPKEWVEKERTLTRDQHREKDYREKEREREREDRFSRSAAYTKHSSSRGNSRLRWGYENDGGGPPTHRRRIEDNPDMDISPGDSTPTSEASYSLTGTPNTAQLNDQSAPLTIGSSTVAAGGAATVLLPNALPRLASHPTNVSVVSSQMHFTTSASSGGNVNMGGSGAQSNNSNHRKLESVVQQVNLSVSPPIQATTGSQNSSGTSNQNDHHMNSNAPGPPKLGTKSLESMDMNSQQKGAMLRQAHGISVAGASDTNAPLMDVHHTGTVPGVISLRDNSLNSPHYNLSHAHGMSPLNYSKSPITGTNNSTSVGPYPCSQFGLKTVEGVNPNMVGCPTSLTNASLSSGGVVSSGNGGHSGGVEGPPTPTQELDISGNTTEQRKLEGTSASLSTLQSCVATAGQAGRGQGPDLSPKLAKYFRADLITHVTNWPADILEKQAQKCSEETHAHGDLQCTKVSAELKSARSLVRITEITATLQEQKIMYLRQQIRLLEELKSQNSFMSDDL; translated from the exons agTTCGAAGTATAGCTCAAAACGCGACTATGATCGAGAGGCTTCAAGTAGATCAAGTTATCGTGAACGTGACAACACCCCTACTGGTGGTTCGCTAAACAATGGTAATAGTTCATATCGATCACAATCCCCTGAGATAGATTCACCATCGTCTAGACACGATATACGTGGTGGTGATAGAGATCGTGATCGCGATAGGTTCAGTTACATCCAAAAGATGAGGGATCGTGATCGTGATGTCTACAAAAAGGACAAATATTCTG aTAAACGAGATAGACGTGGGAACGATCGGGAAACTGAACACCGCACGAATCATGATAGAATTGATCGTCGTTCGAAACTATGCTCTTCAAGTGGCGATAAGCGTTCTGGATCGGATGACAGAGACCGTGATCGAGAAAGAGAAATAAGAGATGGAAAAAGAGATAGAAACGATCGGGATCGAGACAGGGATAGAGAACGTGACAGAGATCGTGATCGCGATCGCAATGATCGAGATAGAGATCGCGAACGCGATAGAAATGATAGAAGTGAAAGAGCTTCCTGTGCAAGTGATTGGAGTGAACATGTCAGTTCGTCTG GTAAGATGTATTACTACAACTGCAAAACTGAAAAATCACAATGGGAAAAACCAAAGGAGTGGGTTGAAAAGGAAAG AACTCTTACACGAGATCAACATAGGGAAAAGGATTATAGAGAAAAGGAACGCGAGAGGGAACGTGAAGACAGATTTTCTAGATCTG CAGCCTACACAAAACATTCCAGTTCTCGAGGAAATTCCCGTTTGAGGTGGGGCTATGAAAATGATGGTGGAGGACCTCCAACTCATAGACGACGAATCGAAG ATAATCCAGATATGGATATAAGTCCAGGAGATTCGACACCAACATCTGAAGCTAGCTATTCACTGACGGGCACTCCCAACACAGCCCAATTAAATGATCAATCTGCCCCTTTAACAATTGGATCATCGACAGTTGCAGCTGGTGGTGCTGCTACTGTACTATTACCGAATGCATTGCCCCGTCTCGCATCACATCCAACAAATGTTTCGGTGGTTTCATCTCAAATGCATTTTACTACGTCGGCTTCCAGTGGTGGTAACGTGAATATGGGCGGTTCAGGAGCGCAATCTAACAACAGTAATCACAGAAAGCTTGAGTCTGTAGTTCAACAAGTGAATCTTTCCGTTTCTCCTCCCATTCAAGCAAct actggTTCGCAAAATTCAAGTGGAACGTCGAATCAAAATGATCATCATATGAATTCAAATGCTCCCGGACCCCCAAAATTGGGCACAAAATCATTGGAATCAATGGACATGAACTCCCAACAAAAGGGTGCAATGCTTCGACAGGCCCACGGAATTTCTGTAGCTGGCGCATCGGACACAAATGCTCCATTAATGGATGTCCATCATACAGGGACTGTGCCCGGAGTAATTAGTTTAAG AGATAATTCACTTAATTCGCCACACTATAATCTATCGCATGCACACGGTATGTCACCGTTGAATTACTCAAAAAGTCCGATAACTGGAACAAACAATAGCACTTCTGTCGGTCCGTACCCATGCAGCCAATTCGGGCTAAAGACTGTCGAGGGCGTCAATCCAAATATGGTTGGTTGTCCTACTAGTTTAACAAATGCATCTCTATCGAGTGGTGGTGTTGTGTCCAGTGGCAACGGTGGACACAGTGGCGGCGTAGAAGGACCACCAACTCCAACACAAGAGTTAGATATAAGCGGCAACACCACAGAGCAAAGAAagt TGGAAGGTACATCAGCATCGCTTAGTACTTTACAAAGCTGTGTGGCTACAGCGGGTCAGGCCGGTCGAGGACAAGGACCTGATTTGTCTCCAAAATTAGCAAAGTATTTTAGAGCCGATTTGATAACGCACGTGACAAATTGGCCAGCCGACATTTTGGAAAAACAg gCCCAAAAATGTTCTGAGGAAACTCACGCGCATGGTGACCTGCAATGCACGAAAGTATCCGCCGAATTAAAATCAGCTAGAAGTTTAGTTAGAATAACAGAAATAACAGCAACGCTACAAGAACAAAA AATTATGTATCTTCGTCAGCAAATTCGTCTATTAGAGGAATTAAAATCCCAAAATTCATTTATGTCAGATGATCTTTAG